The DNA window ACAGCATATGAGGATGCCAACTTGCTGATGATTAAGGATCTGGCTGAAAACTTTCCGGATTATGAGATAGGTTATTCTGACCATACAAAACCAGACAAGGAGATGGCAGTACTAACAACTGCCTACAATTACGGTGCTAAAATACTTGAAAAGCATTTCACCCTTGACAAGACTTTACAGGGCAATGACCATTATCATGCAATGGATCCCGTTGATGTAGTCAAATTCCAAGACAATATTAAATTTTTATCAAGGATTAACGGTAAACGCAACAAGCAACCATTAATCTGTGAATCGTCATCAAGGCGTCAGGCAAGAAGGTCTATTGTTGCGGCCAGGGATATTGGTAATGGTGAAATTATCACTTATGATGATTTGACTTTCAAGCGTCCTGGAACAGGAATCTATCCGTCAGAAATTGAAAATGTAGTTGGAAAAACTGCAAAAGTGGATATTGCGAAAGATTCCATACTTAATTTTGAGATGTTAGAGTGATGTTGGTGTTTTGAGAACATTAGTCTATATGATTCTAACAGTTTATAAAAAAAGAAATTAAAATTCTGCAGAACAGTCTGCAGAATATTTGCTGAGTAAAACAGCACATTTGTCGATGGTTTCTTGATCTAATTTGATTGTGCTAGTTTTGATTTTATTCAAGAGTTCTTCCATAAATAAGTCTTCATCAGTCAAAGGCATATTTATTACAACAACTTCATTGTTGATAAAACCAACTAGCGGTTCAACAAAGCAATTTTTGATATTATTATCATTCAAGAAGTTAATTAAATCTTCACCCAAAGTAAGTGCTTTTTGTTTGATTTTATTGTCCTGTGAAAATTTAGCTTGTTTGGTAGTGTATCTAAATCTTCTTTTGTTTCCGTCATAAGGAATCTCTTCAATTTTATCTTCATCCAATTCAGCTGAACCAATCATATTCAAGTTTTCATTTTCAGCTTCCAATCTTAATTTTGGATTGTATTTTTGTGATAATAATGCATAGATTCCAGTCGGACCTACAACAACGTGGTTGATACCAGAATGGGATGTAGGAGTTTTTAAATTATAGAATACATAGTATTCTTCTGAGAGAGTTAATAAGTGTTCTCTGATTATTCTTGTTCTCTCTTCAGTTTCTTTTACATCTCTTGTCTTGTAAAGTCCAAAGATAAGCATTATGACTCCAATAAATATGGTGACAATTCCAATACCACTATTTATTAAAAGAATTTCAATAATACTTATGAAGAAAATAGCTATACCAACAACAAGTATGATGTTGTTTGTGTCCAGGGCACTTGGGTCAAATCCAGGGTCAGGATTTTTGATGGAATTTTTCTCAGGGATTATGTCACCATTATCCGGTTCGGTTATGCTTATCTTATCGAATATGCTTTCGGAAGATTTCTTTGATTTAGAATCATCCGGATAATATTCCTTCATGCTTTTGAAAAATTCGTTTTTAAGGAAATTTTTCAATACATTGTAGTCATTTGTTTTTGGGATTGCAAATTCTTTTCCAAATTTGGATAAGACCGCATCTGGAATTGTGGTTCTCGCAGTTTTTGGAATAATTTCTTCTGCTTCAAGTTCTTCTTCTTCTCTTTTTTCATCATCTGCAATTCTTAACATATGTTCTTCTGAAAAAAAGTCTCCAAGTTTGTCCGTAAATGATTTTAAAGAACGATCTGGTTCTTCATTTGTTAATTCTTCAGATGTTGGTTTTCCAACTTTAGATTCATGTCTGATTGTCTCAATCTCTTTTTGCCTTTCTTCAAGATATTTGTCCAATTCTTTGTTCATTTGGTCATCCAAATATCTTAGAGAACCTCCACAACTGTCACATTCATAATCAAGTATGCTGTCGCTACTTTTGATTTTATATTTCAATCCACAGTCTTGACATTGAACAATATATGAATTGTCATACCTGAATGAGTCAGTAAATGTTGATTCGGCTTTGGGTTGATTATCAGAGTATTCATCTAAATATTCTAAGTCACCTGCACATGAAGAACACTCAAATGTTGTGATATCGTCATCATCATCGAGTTGGTATTTTGCACCACAGTTCTTACAGCATACAACTTTCATAATATCCTCTTAAAATTGCTTTTATGTTATATTTTTTAATTTTTTTTTGTTATATATGTTTCTAATATCATCGATGCATTTTTTGTATATGCTCTCTATCTGCTTTTCAACCTTGTTACAAGTACAGGCATTTTCTATTAATTGTCTTCAGGTTTGTCCAAACTCTTCAGATAAATTATCATTATTTTATAATGTTTTTATATATTTGAGTGACTCACTTTCATTAAATTCGCAAAAAAAGGTTATAATTGTCCTTTTTTGTCGAGTATATGTTCGCTGACAAAAGAGGACATAACTTTAATAATATTCATTTTAGACAATTTTTTCATATATGTGAATGTTATCGATTTCTTTTATTTCAGTATAGTTGGTAACGTTATCCAATACTCTATTTGAGATGTAGTACGTTGCATTGCAGGAATCGATTAGTGCTTCATCGGTACTTGATATTGGAAGAAGGTTTTCCCCAAGCCACCAGTTGAATGCCCTTACATTAAACACTCCAATGCTCATGTTTTCATAATCAGGATTGTTGTCTTTGATATAATCTGAAACATCCTCTATTGCCATGAACTCGTGGGTTTTCTCAAAGGTCATGGTAAATGTGAATGCCTGAATAAGGAACAGTGCTATCAATATCAGAGGGATGATGTTTTTGTTTATTTTGATTTTTTCATTTATTGTATCTATTGAAAGCAAGAGGAAATAGATCACTGCCGGAAATATTGGCAATAAGTATCTGTTTACCTTTATTGGATAATAACTGTAGAAGATTATGTTTGAAAAAATCCATGCCAGCATGAAATAAACGGTTTTATGTTCACTCTCGCGGCCCATAAAGTAGATGCCGATTAGAACCAGCAATGTGGTAACTATTGAGCTTATTCTTGTAAAGCTTAAAATCGCCAGTATAAAGAATGCAATTGGAATAAGGTCTTTTTTTTCAAATCCTCTTCTATTGTTGTAAATCCACAATCCCATTCCAAGTATTATGATTCCAATAACTGCCCAGGATAGTGGTGTGGCATTTTCAAGGGTAGGATTTCCCTCCATTGTTGTATTTGTGTTTGAAATGAAATTGGCGAAATTTGAAACATAATATGCTACGTCCGGATTGTATGCAGGATCCTTTTGTGAACCCAATGTTCCACTGATTCCGCCGGATATCTCTCCACTGGCACCGAACTGTCCGCTTCCCATTGTATAAACAGTTCCAATTACAATAATTGCGATGACCAGTCCGAGTAGAATTCCTTTTATAATTTCTTTTAAGTCCTGTGATTCTAATTTAAATCCTTTTTCATGAATGTAATATAAAAGCATCGCCGGAAGTACAAGAAGTACTGTATATCTTGTAAATATTGCTAAAACCGCAAACAATATTGCAAATTTGTAGAATTTGGGATTGTCCTTGATTGCGATAATTGCAAGCAGTGCAGTCCAGATTATCATTGACACTGCAGGAATGTCCAAAGTACCGTTTGCAAACCATGTCAAATAAAGTGATAAGGATGAATATACTATGCATCCGGTCAGGCTCAGTATTTCATTGAAATAT is part of the uncultured Methanobrevibacter sp. genome and encodes:
- a CDS encoding NERD domain-containing protein — translated: MKVVCCKNCGAKYQLDDDDDITTFECSSCAGDLEYLDEYSDNQPKAESTFTDSFRYDNSYIVQCQDCGLKYKIKSSDSILDYECDSCGGSLRYLDDQMNKELDKYLEERQKEIETIRHESKVGKPTSEELTNEEPDRSLKSFTDKLGDFFSEEHMLRIADDEKREEEELEAEEIIPKTARTTIPDAVLSKFGKEFAIPKTNDYNVLKNFLKNEFFKSMKEYYPDDSKSKKSSESIFDKISITEPDNGDIIPEKNSIKNPDPGFDPSALDTNNIILVVGIAIFFISIIEILLINSGIGIVTIFIGVIMLIFGLYKTRDVKETEERTRIIREHLLTLSEEYYVFYNLKTPTSHSGINHVVVGPTGIYALLSQKYNPKLRLEAENENLNMIGSAELDEDKIEEIPYDGNKRRFRYTTKQAKFSQDNKIKQKALTLGEDLINFLNDNNIKNCFVEPLVGFINNEVVVINMPLTDEDLFMEELLNKIKTSTIKLDQETIDKCAVLLSKYSADCSAEF
- a CDS encoding glycosyltransferase family 39 protein; its protein translation is MLKDFNLNKKDYYYLAIVTIFSIALTCNYIIFNYNFGIYCSDVYVYLLNAIYYSTGENIRSTGTIYLSPLVCFLTSILFRLGLVDKLAIYIVTGAIAIFGNIGFYILLKRYFNEILSLTGCIVYSSLSLYLTWFANGTLDIPAVSMIIWTALLAIIAIKDNPKFYKFAILFAVLAIFTRYTVLLVLPAMLLYYIHEKGFKLESQDLKEIIKGILLGLVIAIIVIGTVYTMGSGQFGASGEISGGISGTLGSQKDPAYNPDVAYYVSNFANFISNTNTTMEGNPTLENATPLSWAVIGIIILGMGLWIYNNRRGFEKKDLIPIAFFILAILSFTRISSIVTTLLVLIGIYFMGRESEHKTVYFMLAWIFSNIIFYSYYPIKVNRYLLPIFPAVIYFLLLSIDTINEKIKINKNIIPLILIALFLIQAFTFTMTFEKTHEFMAIEDVSDYIKDNNPDYENMSIGVFNVRAFNWWLGENLLPISSTDEALIDSCNATYYISNRVLDNVTNYTEIKEIDNIHIYEKIV